The Tolypothrix sp. PCC 7712 region TGAGCGCTGATTAACATATCTGCAGTACAGCTATTGTGTGCCCCAGCATTCATGACCACTGCGCCGCCCACGGTTCCCGGGATACCAACCGCCCATTCTAGGCCTTCCCAACCTAAATCTGCGGCTTGCCATGCCAAGCTGGGAATTGATTCGCCCGCAGCGACAGTTAATTGCCCTGTTTGGGGGTCAAAGTGGCTATATCGCAAATGACGAGTGGCAATCACTAGTCCGGGTAAACCGCGATCGCTCACTAATAAATTAGAACCTGCACCCAGTATTGTCACTGGAATCTCATGTTCTTTTGCATACTTCATGCTTGCTTGCAGTGCTTCTACGTTGCGGGGGGCTACATACAATTCAGCAGCTCCACCCACTCTATAGGAAGTAAACGCTGACAAGGAAGCTTGGGATTTGATTGCACAATCAGTGTCAGGCAAGCAAATTACCTGATTTTTGACGGAATTAGCTGTTTCCTGTTTCTCTGAAGTTAAAGTAGAAACTGTGCAGACGCTGCCAGCTGCCTGGGAGATTGTCATCTTTCGGTCGATTGAGTAAAATTTTTACATTTTTCCGCCGTAACAATACGGCTGTACTATAAAATTTTGCGAAAAGAGTGCCGGGTCACAAGACACTTGTTTCCCAAATTAAACCTAGCCATTGTCAACAATTATGATGTGGCTGTTGCTGGTTCGCGCAGTGTCGCAATCACATCAGGAATTGTCTGATTTAAGTTTCCAGCACCGAGAAACAGCGCTAAATCCCCTGGACGCAAAGCCTTGAGTAGATATTCTTCTACTGCATTCAATGTAGGTTGATAGACAACCTGTGGATGCTGTTTCGCAATTGCTGCTGCCAACATTTCACCGCTGACTTGCCCTAAATTAGGTTCTCCAGCACTGTAAATATCAGTTAGCACTACCAAATCAGCATGAGTAAAGGATTCTGCAAATTCTGCTAAAAATGTTAATGTGCGACTATAGCGATGGGGTTGAAAAATCGCCACAACTCGTTGCCCAGGTCTTGCTTGCAGGCGGGCCGCTGCGAGAGTAGCACGAATTTCGCTGGGGTGATGAGCGTAGTCATCGATAAAGGTAATACCATCGACTTCACCGCGAAACTCAAAGCGCCGTCTTGCGCCTTCAAAGGTGGCAATACCTTTAGCAATTTCCCCAAATTCTAGTCCTACAAATCGACCGACAGCTACAGATGCTAGAGCGTTGCTGAGGTTGTGCCGACCGAGTAGTCGCAAATTCAACATTCCTAAAGCTTTGCCGCGTTCCCAAACTAAGGCAGTAGTACCATCAGCACGATAGTCAATGTTAGTGACAGTATAGTCAGCGTTGCTATCGGGGTGTAGGCTGTAGGTGATGGTTGGTTTTAGGCGATCGCGCACTGTTGCACAATCAATGCTACCTATTAAGGTTTGGCATCCTTGAGCAAACTCTTGGAAGATATTAACAACTTCTTCTAATGTTTCATAATGGTCGGGATGATCTAGTTCAATATTAGTAATCACACCAATTGCTGGAGCGTGTTTTACCAAAGAACCATCGGATTCATCTGCTTCTGCAACTAAATATCGGCTTTCTCCCAATCTGGCATTGCCTTCCCAAGCATTGACTTCGCCACCCACCAAAATAGTTGGATCTAAACCAGCTTGGAGCAGCATATAGCCAATCATACTGCTAGTTGTAGTTTTACCGTGGGTACCAGCCACAGCAATGCTGTGGTAATCAGCAATTAAAGCAGCTAGTACATCTGAACGATGTAATATTGGGCATCCCAATTCTAGTGCTGCTTTGTATTCTAAATTAGTGGTGTTAATTGCTGTTGAACAAATTACTTGCGGCAGTGTTGTGTTGTTACTGCTATTTGATTCTAAGCGTGAGTTTAATCCTACTCCTGAAGATACTAGAGGGCGAAAGAATTCGAGATTACTTGCCTCTTGTCTACTAAAAATATGTGTGCCGATAGATTCTAATTTTCTTGTTATATGGTTCGGGCGTAAATCTGAACCTGATACTGGTAATTGACGTTTAGCAAGAACGTATGCCAGAGCAGACATTCCAATACCGCCGATCCCAATGAAATGAAATGGTCTACCGCTAAAATCTACAGAATTATTACTCATTGATTACTCCTCTTACACCACACCACACCATAATCACAAATGACACGCGTATCATAACAGGAATTTGATTTTTACTGTAACTACTCCTGTATGTATTTAATTTTTGAGGTTTCGTAAATTTTTCCCCTCTGCTTTTTTTTGTTGAGAATGATTTTACCTTCGTTAGAGGTTTTTGTAATTTCTGAAGTTTATCTTATGATTATTCGGAAATTTTCCGCCACATCGGGAAAGAAATTCTTGTAATGAGAAATACATATTTTTCTTGTCCTTACTAGAATTGGCTACAATAGTACATTTTTGGTTAAGTCGCTTTTAAATGACATAAACCTTAGGCTTGAGTTGACTACAATAGTACATTGATAATGAAACTTTTCTGAAATTGAATAGAATTCCCAACTTAAGTGGATGCAGCAACTAGCAATTTTTGGTGGCACATTTGATCCTGTTCATTGGGGACACTTGCTCATAGCCGAAACAGCTTTGCATCAAGTCCCTGTCGAACAGATAATTTGGGTACCGTCACTAAATCCCCCCCATAAACAAGCGGTTGCGTTTCAGCATCGCTTAGAAATGCTCAAGCTAGCTACAAAAGACAACCCAGCTTTTACGGTTTCATTAATTGAAGTAAATACCCCTGAAACATCCTACGCTATCAACACCCTGATCGATTTAGCTGCTGATTATCCTAATACTCACTGGTACTGGATTGTAGGTTTGGATACCTTCCAAACCTTACCCCGTTGGCACCGTAGACATGAACTCACACAAATGTGTGATTGGTTGATTGCACCTAGACTCCTTGGTGGTGAGAATATAGCTCAAAGTGAGTTAATCTGCAAGCAAGTCGAACACCAACTAAGAAATCAGTCAATCCGCATTGACTGGCAACTATTGCATATACCTTTAGTAGGAGTTTCGTCAAGCCTCATTCGCCAATTAATTCGCGATCGCCAATCTATTAGATATTTAGTTGCAGAGCCGGTGCGAGTTTATATCGCGACTCACAACCTTTACACAAAATAAATCTGAATAAATTATGTGTTTTTTTCTGGATCTAACACTTTGTGGTTATAAATGCTCCCCCCCTTTGCGATATGATTGGGGTCAACGATATAAACTTATAGGCATAAATACAGAGGGCAAGACACTGTGATTAGAGTCGCAATCAACGGTTTCGGGCGAATTGGGCGCAACTTTGCACGCTGTTGGGTGGGTAGAAAGAATAGCAACATCGACCTTGTGGCTATCAATGACACATCCGACCCGAGAACTAACGCTCACCTGCTGAAGTATGACTCGATGTTAGGAAAGTTAAAGGATGTTGACATTTCAGCGGATGATAACTCTATCACCGTTAACGGTAAAACAATTAAATGTGTATCCGATCGCAATCCAGAAAACTTGCCCTGGAGGGATTGGGGAATTGACCTAATTATCGAAGCAACGGGTGTTTTCACCAGCAAAGAAGGAGCGCTCAAGCATGTCAATGCTGGAGCCAAAAAAGTTTTGATTACTGCTCCCGGCAAAAATGAAGATGGTACCTTTGTGATTGGTGTGAATCATCATGATTATGACCACAACAAACACCACATCATCAGTAATGCTAGCTGTACCACAAATTGCTTGGCTCCGATTGCCAAAGTTTTAAATGAAAAATTTGGCATCATCAAAGGTACGATGACTACCACTCACAGCTACACAGGTGACCAGCGCTTGCTAGACGCTTCTCACCGTGATGTCCGCCGTGCTAGGGCAGCAGCCATCAACATTGTACCAACCTCTACTGGTGCAGCAAAGGCAGTAGCACTAGTGATCCCAGACCTGAAAGGCAAGCTAAATGGTGTTGCCTTACGTGTACCTACCCCAAACGTCTCAATGGTAGATTTCGTAGTTCAGGTTGAGAAGCGTACTATTACTGAAGAAGTTAACCAAGCCCTCAAAGATGCTGCCGAAGGGTCACTCAAAGGGATTTTAGATTACAGTGAACTACAACTAGTTTCGTCTGATTACCAAGGTACTGATGCTTCTTCAATTGTTGATGCTAGCTTGACTCTGGTTATGGGTAATGACTTAGTAAAAGTCATGGCTTGGTACGATAACGAGTGGGGTTACAGCCAACGAGTTCTCGATTTGGCAGAACTAGTAGCTGAAAAATGGCAGTAATTTGTCATTAGTTATGAGTCATTGGTATTTCAAAAAATGACTAATAACTAAAAATGTTGAAATCCCTGATTCAGATTTAAAATTTGGTCAGGGATTTCTGTATTTTCATGGTGTAATACTACTTTTGTTCCTGATGTAATTGTGCCAATAATTGCTGCATCTTGGCCTATTTGTGCCACTAAGGCTGATGCAGCATCTGGTGGTAAACACAGCACTAATTCAAAATCTTCGCCGCCGTATAAGGCGTAATTTATAGCTTGTTCTGGAGTTAGCCAGTTAGCAAATGCTCGTGGTAAAGGAATTTGCTTGGCTTCCAGAATAGCGCCAACATGACTAGCACGGCAGATTTGTAAAACTGCATCAGCCAAACCATCGCTGCTGTCCATCCCCGCAACAGCAATTTGAGATTTGAGATTTGGGATTTTGGATTGGGAATTGAAGATATTCCAGAGGATGGGTAAGATATCTAATCGTGGCTGAGGACGCTGGTGTGCGGTGATTAAAGCCGCCTTGTCTGTATCTTTGAGGTTTTGTCCTATTTCCGGATTTAAGAGCATCTCTAAGCCTGCACGAGAGGCTCCATGTACACCTGTAATTGCGATCGCATCTCCTACTTTTGCAGTAGAGCGACGGATAATTTGATGAGGGTAGGCTTGACCAAAAGCGGTAATTGACAGAGTCGTCACAGGCGATCGCACAATATCACCACCAACAATTGGAGTATTGTACTTTTGCAGGCATTCTGTCATTCCCTGATACAAGCGCTCAACCCAACTGACACTTATATCCCCTGGAAGCGCTAATCCTACAGTGATCCCTAAGGGTGTTGCACCCATCGCTGCCAAATCTGATAAATTAGCCGCCGCCGCC contains the following coding sequences:
- a CDS encoding type I glyceraldehyde-3-phosphate dehydrogenase, which encodes MIRVAINGFGRIGRNFARCWVGRKNSNIDLVAINDTSDPRTNAHLLKYDSMLGKLKDVDISADDNSITVNGKTIKCVSDRNPENLPWRDWGIDLIIEATGVFTSKEGALKHVNAGAKKVLITAPGKNEDGTFVIGVNHHDYDHNKHHIISNASCTTNCLAPIAKVLNEKFGIIKGTMTTTHSYTGDQRLLDASHRDVRRARAAAINIVPTSTGAAKAVALVIPDLKGKLNGVALRVPTPNVSMVDFVVQVEKRTITEEVNQALKDAAEGSLKGILDYSELQLVSSDYQGTDASSIVDASLTLVMGNDLVKVMAWYDNEWGYSQRVLDLAELVAEKWQ
- the murC gene encoding UDP-N-acetylmuramate--L-alanine ligase; translated protein: MSNNSVDFSGRPFHFIGIGGIGMSALAYVLAKRQLPVSGSDLRPNHITRKLESIGTHIFSRQEASNLEFFRPLVSSGVGLNSRLESNSSNNTTLPQVICSTAINTTNLEYKAALELGCPILHRSDVLAALIADYHSIAVAGTHGKTTTSSMIGYMLLQAGLDPTILVGGEVNAWEGNARLGESRYLVAEADESDGSLVKHAPAIGVITNIELDHPDHYETLEEVVNIFQEFAQGCQTLIGSIDCATVRDRLKPTITYSLHPDSNADYTVTNIDYRADGTTALVWERGKALGMLNLRLLGRHNLSNALASVAVGRFVGLEFGEIAKGIATFEGARRRFEFRGEVDGITFIDDYAHHPSEIRATLAAARLQARPGQRVVAIFQPHRYSRTLTFLAEFAESFTHADLVVLTDIYSAGEPNLGQVSGEMLAAAIAKQHPQVVYQPTLNAVEEYLLKALRPGDLALFLGAGNLNQTIPDVIATLREPATATS
- the thiL gene encoding thiamine-phosphate kinase, whose protein sequence is MNNESPSLQVKDIGEQGLLAILQRFCPQEIIGDDAAVLVTTPEQSLVVTTDVLVDGVHFSNVTTSPEDAGWRAAAANLSDLAAMGATPLGITVGLALPGDISVSWVERLYQGMTECLQKYNTPIVGGDIVRSPVTTLSITAFGQAYPHQIIRRSTAKVGDAIAITGVHGASRAGLEMLLNPEIGQNLKDTDKAALITAHQRPQPRLDILPILWNIFNSQSKIPNLKSQIAVAGMDSSDGLADAVLQICRASHVGAILEAKQIPLPRAFANWLTPEQAINYALYGGEDFELVLCLPPDAASALVAQIGQDAAIIGTITSGTKVVLHHENTEIPDQILNLNQGFQHF
- the murB gene encoding UDP-N-acetylmuramate dehydrogenase, with the translated sequence MTISQAAGSVCTVSTLTSEKQETANSVKNQVICLPDTDCAIKSQASLSAFTSYRVGGAAELYVAPRNVEALQASMKYAKEHEIPVTILGAGSNLLVSDRGLPGLVIATRHLRYSHFDPQTGQLTVAAGESIPSLAWQAADLGWEGLEWAVGIPGTVGGAVVMNAGAHNSCTADMLISAQVLSPDGTIATLTPEQLGYAYRTSLLQGSDHIVTQATFQLRPGADPAKVIAVTKEHKQHRLSTQPYNYPSCGSVFRNPKPYSAGWLIEQTGLKGFQIGGAQVAQLHANFIVNRGGAKASDIFSLIRHIQHQVQDQWSIWLEPEVKMLGDFQLAC
- the nadD gene encoding nicotinate (nicotinamide) nucleotide adenylyltransferase, with translation MQQLAIFGGTFDPVHWGHLLIAETALHQVPVEQIIWVPSLNPPHKQAVAFQHRLEMLKLATKDNPAFTVSLIEVNTPETSYAINTLIDLAADYPNTHWYWIVGLDTFQTLPRWHRRHELTQMCDWLIAPRLLGGENIAQSELICKQVEHQLRNQSIRIDWQLLHIPLVGVSSSLIRQLIRDRQSIRYLVAEPVRVYIATHNLYTK